A single region of the Globicephala melas chromosome 12, mGloMel1.2, whole genome shotgun sequence genome encodes:
- the LOC115843168 gene encoding oxaloacetate tautomerase FAHD2A, mitochondrial isoform X6, which produces MLVSGRRRWLTALLQAQRWPFQPSRDMRLVQFRAPHLTGPHLGLESGNGGGVINLSAFDPTLPKTMIEFLGQGEAALSVAKRALAAQLPVLPRSEVTFLAPVTRPDKVVCVGMNYVDHCKEQNVPVPKEPIIFSKFSSSIVGPYDEVVLPPESQEVDWEVELAVVIGKKGKHIKAADAMAHVAGFTVAHDVTARDWQMRRNGKQWLLGKTFDTFCPLGPALVTKDSVADPHNLKICCRVNGEVVQSSSTNQMVFKTEELIAWVSQFVTLFPGDVILTGTPPGVGVFRKPPVFLKKGDEVQCEIEELGVIVNKVV; this is translated from the exons ATGCTGGTCTCTGGTAGAAGAAGGTGGCTCACGGCTCTGCTGCAGGCTCAGCGTTGGCCCTTTCAACCCTCCAGAGACATGAGATTGGTGCAGTTCCGGGCACCCCACCTGACGGGACCTCATCTGGGCCTGGAGTCAGGGAATGGTGGAGGTGTCATCAACCTCAGCGCCTTTGACCCCACACTGCCCAAGACGATGATAGAGttcctggggcagggagaggccgCTCTCTCAGTGGCAAAGAG AGCCCTGGCTGCCCAGTTGCCAGTCCTACCACGGTCAGAAGTGACATTCCTGGCTCCAGTTACACGGCCAGACAAGGTGGTGTGCGTGGGCATGAACTATGTGGACCACTGCAAAGAGCAGAACGTGCCTGTGCCCAAGGAGCCCATCATCTTCAGCAAGTTTTCCAGCTCCATCGTGGGGCCCTACGACGAGGTCGTCCTCCCTCCTGAGAGTCAG GAGGTGGACTGGGAGGTGGAGCTGGCTGTGGTCATTGGAAAGAAAGGCAAGCACATCAAG GCCGCAGATGCCATGGCCCATGTGGCTGGCTTCACTGTGGCACATGACGTGACTGCTCGTGACTGGCAAATGAGACGCAATGGAAAGCAGTGGCTGCTGGGAAAAACCTTTGACACCTTCTGCCCCCTGGGCCCTGCCTTGGTGACCAAGGACAGTGTAGCAG ATCCACACAACTTAAAGATCTGCTGCCGAGTGAATGGGGAGGTGGTCCAGAGTAGCAGCACCAACCAGATGGTGTTTAAGACAGAAGAGCTAATAGCCTGGGTCTCCCA GTTCGTCACTCTTTTCCCAGGGGACGTCATCCTGACCGGGACCCCCCCAGGTGTTGGTGTATTCAGAAAACCTCCTGTCTTTCTCAAG AAGGGCGATGAAGTCCAGTGTGAGATCGAGGAACTAGGTGTCATCGTCAACAAGGTGGTGTGA
- the LOC115843168 gene encoding oxaloacetate tautomerase FAHD2A, mitochondrial isoform X4, giving the protein MRSSSPAACTQSHEAPMLVSGRRRWLTALLQAQRWPFQPSRDMRLVQFRAPHLTGPHLGLESGNGGGVINLSAFDPTLPKTMIEFLGQGEAALSVAKRALAAQLPVLPRSEVTFLAPVTRPDKVVCVGMNYVDHCKEQNVPVPKEPIIFSKFSSSIVGPYDEVVLPPESQEVDWEVELAVVIGKKGKHIKAADAMAHVAGFTVAHDVTARDWQMRRNGKQWLLGKTFDTFCPLGPALVTKDSVADPHNLKICCRVNGEVVQSSSTNQMVFKTEELIAWVSQFVTLFPGDVILTGTPPGVGVFRKPPVFLKKGDEVQCEIEELGVIVNKVV; this is encoded by the exons GCTCCGATGCTGGTCTCTGGTAGAAGAAGGTGGCTCACGGCTCTGCTGCAGGCTCAGCGTTGGCCCTTTCAACCCTCCAGAGACATGAGATTGGTGCAGTTCCGGGCACCCCACCTGACGGGACCTCATCTGGGCCTGGAGTCAGGGAATGGTGGAGGTGTCATCAACCTCAGCGCCTTTGACCCCACACTGCCCAAGACGATGATAGAGttcctggggcagggagaggccgCTCTCTCAGTGGCAAAGAG AGCCCTGGCTGCCCAGTTGCCAGTCCTACCACGGTCAGAAGTGACATTCCTGGCTCCAGTTACACGGCCAGACAAGGTGGTGTGCGTGGGCATGAACTATGTGGACCACTGCAAAGAGCAGAACGTGCCTGTGCCCAAGGAGCCCATCATCTTCAGCAAGTTTTCCAGCTCCATCGTGGGGCCCTACGACGAGGTCGTCCTCCCTCCTGAGAGTCAG GAGGTGGACTGGGAGGTGGAGCTGGCTGTGGTCATTGGAAAGAAAGGCAAGCACATCAAG GCCGCAGATGCCATGGCCCATGTGGCTGGCTTCACTGTGGCACATGACGTGACTGCTCGTGACTGGCAAATGAGACGCAATGGAAAGCAGTGGCTGCTGGGAAAAACCTTTGACACCTTCTGCCCCCTGGGCCCTGCCTTGGTGACCAAGGACAGTGTAGCAG ATCCACACAACTTAAAGATCTGCTGCCGAGTGAATGGGGAGGTGGTCCAGAGTAGCAGCACCAACCAGATGGTGTTTAAGACAGAAGAGCTAATAGCCTGGGTCTCCCA GTTCGTCACTCTTTTCCCAGGGGACGTCATCCTGACCGGGACCCCCCCAGGTGTTGGTGTATTCAGAAAACCTCCTGTCTTTCTCAAG AAGGGCGATGAAGTCCAGTGTGAGATCGAGGAACTAGGTGTCATCGTCAACAAGGTGGTGTGA